A window from Leptospira meyeri encodes these proteins:
- a CDS encoding RsmD family RNA methyltransferase, translating into MKGLRVSQGKWKGKEIPAPSDVSGHLNFTNSLIKKAIFSLMDSRLLSWGLGFDSVLFCDYFAGSGQISAEAYSLSVHRLLTYELDQARFRQLHSLFRGLPNVQLFRKDATKHTLKWELGEESAYIFYLDPPYTYWSETPTRMKEMLEGLYSFCLTLKKPFLILCQIPEHQPTTKIWADLPHKVREYGSHFIIETGYENAENSDR; encoded by the coding sequence ATGAAAGGACTACGTGTTTCACAAGGGAAATGGAAAGGAAAAGAAATTCCCGCACCATCCGATGTATCGGGGCATTTGAATTTTACCAATAGCCTTATCAAAAAAGCAATTTTTTCTCTTATGGATTCACGCCTGCTTTCCTGGGGTCTGGGTTTTGATTCTGTTTTGTTTTGTGATTACTTTGCCGGCAGTGGACAAATTTCTGCGGAAGCCTATAGCCTTTCTGTTCATCGGCTTCTGACTTATGAATTAGACCAAGCTCGGTTTAGACAGCTTCATTCTCTTTTTCGTGGACTTCCCAATGTTCAATTGTTTCGAAAAGATGCAACCAAACATACATTAAAGTGGGAATTAGGCGAAGAGTCGGCTTATATCTTTTATTTGGATCCACCATACACTTACTGGTCCGAAACACCCACGAGAATGAAAGAGATGTTAGAGGGCCTATATAGCTTTTGTCTCACTTTAAAAAAACCTTTTCTAATTTTATGCCAGATACCGGAACACCAACCCACTACAAAAATTTGGGCGGATCTCCCACATAAAGTGAGAGAGTATGGAAGTCACTTTATCATTGAAACAGGTTATGAAAATGCCGAGAACTCAGATCGGTAA